The Malus domestica chromosome 13, GDT2T_hap1 genome includes a window with the following:
- the LOC103452111 gene encoding uncharacterized protein At3g61260 — MRSIEDKEISGGTGINFEFQKANGGSRTPHHRTALGKPTPSKWDDAQKWLVGLSRGAEKHQSKTKPRNSNADDLRLIAPVPQKEQDYSDGEEEHHQQEENGCPRSAMANQYDVETKKVDCDDSVWRSSNKSMENSTVTMRSICLRDMGTEMTPTASQEPSRTTTPIRATTPAARSPISSGSSTPVRPCQHGRQGAHQGYQVSTDGGRSGHDQTSSCGRGSGTAKRYAEESNACKNLSENPSSDQGTKPSPLETRAMAWDEAERAKYIARYKREEVRIQAWENHEKRKAEMEMRKMEVKAERMKTRGQEKLTNKLAATRRIAEEKRANAEAKLNENALRTSEKADYIRRTGHLPSNFSFKLPSLCW; from the exons atgaGATCCATAGAGGATAAGGAGATTTCTGGAGGGACTGGtataaattttgagtttcagaAAGCAAATGGAGGTAGCAGGACACCCCATCACAGAACAGCCTTGGGAAAACCAACACCTTCCAAATGGGATGATGCACAAAAATGGTTGGTGGGATTGTCCAGAGGAGCAGAAAAACACCAGtccaaaacaaaacccagaaactcAAATGCTGATGACTTGAGACTCATAGCTCCTGTACCACAGAAGGAGCAGGACTATtcagatggagaagaagaacatCATCAACAAGAAGAAAATGGCTGTCCTAGGTCAGCTATGGCGAATCAGTACGATGTGGAGACGAAGAAAGTGGATTGTGATGATTCAGTGTGGAGAAGCAGCAACAAATCTATGGAGAACTCGACAGTGACTATGAGATCTATATGTTTGAGGGACATGGGGACAGAAATGACCCCTACTGCAAGCCAGGAACCTTCAAGAACTACCACCCCTATTCGAGCAACAACTCCGGCCGCGCGCAGCCCTATATCTTCGGGGTCATCTACCCCGGTGAGGCCGTGCCAGCATGGGAGGCAGGGCGCTCATCAAGGGTATCAAGTATCAACTGATGGGGGAAGAAGTGGTCATGATCAGACCAGTTCTTGTGGGAGAGGGAGCGGCACAGCGAAACGTTATGCAGAAGAATCAAATGCTTGCAAGAATTTGTCTGAGAATCCGAGTTCAGATCAAGGTACTAAACCGAGTCCCTTGGAAACAAGAGCAATGGCTTGGGATGAAGCAGAACGTGCCAAATATATAGCAAG GTATAAACGTGAAGAGGTGAGAATACAAGCCTGGGAAAACCATGAGAAGAGGAAAGCCGAGATGGAAATGCGAAAAATGGAG GTGAAAGCGGAGAGAATGAAAACTCGGGGCCAAGAGAAGTTAACGAATAAACTCGCAGCAACCAGAAGAATAGCTGAAGAAAAGAGGGCAAATGCAGAGGCCAAACTCAATGAAAATGCTTTGAGGACTTCAGAAAAGGCAGATTACATAAGGAGGACTGGTCATTTGCCCTCTAATTTCTCTTTCAAGTTGCCTTCTCTTTGCTGGTAG